CTTCCACAATACGCAACAGGCTGAATAGCTGGGATGAGGGCACTTGCATGAATCCTCTTGACTTCTTCAGGATTAGATTAGTTGGTTCTCGTGTCTGGCTCTTCAGTGTTACCAGGCAGTCGGTGCCGCTCATAGTTGAAAACTTCTTCACCACATAACCAGCAAGATAATCGAGGATGCATTCTTTGGTGGAGAGCGTATCGTCGGGCACGGATGAAGTGTTCGTAGTGTCTCCGGACTCCTCAAGAACGTCATCAAAAAGGACTGCCAACATGTCAACCTGAAAAATGCATTCCAAGTTTCAAATAATTCAATGTATAGGCTGAGATTCATAAATGCAAATAACACATTATGTTTCAGTTGGTTATTTGGTCGTTTGTGTAGTGGAACTGctcctgaaaaaaagaaactagagCTATGACAAACGTAATGGCGATTTCTGTGAGTAAACAAACAAGGGGTACTTGACCTGACTAGGGGCAGGCTTTTTCTTGTCAAAGAGACCCTGGAGCTTGAGCAACAGCTGGGGTCCTTCTCCCTCGACCGAGGCCCGTTTTGGTGGCCATACCAGGTTGTTTACGGAGAGCATCCGATAGATGAACAAGAAATGTTGGACAGTTGGCTGCCCTCCGTCACCAGCAACATGCCTGACGATGCCGAAAAACCTCTACGAAGAAATTTATAGCAAAAATGAGAAATTCATAGCACATTTATACGCAAAAAGTAATCTTGTTACCTCCAGAGGATCTTGCCCAAAGTTACCAACGAGCGCGTAATGGAACCCAGTTGACAGCAAGCTCTCGATCAGTGCAACTGAGCTATGCAGTGTTATCCTGAGGGCTCCACATGTCTGCTTACTCAGAAAGCAGACTTGCCTCTGAGTTGGTAATGACTGGATGTACTTCTCCCAGTTGTCCAGCCATGCGAGGCTGTCCTTCAACACCTGGAATAAAAGTATGCTTCATCTATAGTACACAAAGGCTACTTCATAACACACGTAAGATTCTCACAGCAATGTATTGTGCTTCGTTGAATTGGACATGGTCTGGCCTCCGGGAGTTCAGGCAGTCGAACAGCTttttcagtgttcttgtgaaTTCGGATGTCGCAGCCGACCCATGGAGCTTCTTGCAGTTTTCTTGCTCGCTGTAAAACTCCATGGCCGAAGCTGTACTCTCACTGAACAAGGTTTTACGTTAACTTTCCAAAACACGCGTGAGCAGATGTTTTTGAAATACTTTGCACTGAACGTGCATGACTTGCCTGGACAGTCAACTTGAGACTCATCTTTTGGAACGTATTGGGGAAAATGTGGGCTTTCGTCAACTTCGGGACAGCCCGGAGCCCAGCCTGTTCCTCCTCGTAGTCGAGCAAGTCCTTGTTGTGAGAGTGAAACACCTCCTGTCCTTGAGGCAGCTGCAACATAAGGAGAAGTCACAAATTTGTTTATAACTGAATAATTTATGTTCAGGTCAAGGCATTCATATGTAAATTTTTTTTACTTACCAAAAACTTGTCAACTTTCAGCAAGTTGTTCCTGATGCACTTAAATATGTGCGGGGGATCTATCACTACATGGACTTGCTTTGAGGGCTCACACGGATGTTCAAAACAAGTTTGGAGCTTGTGAATGTCCCCGGTGACACCTAGAGATAAATCAGTCTACTAGTACAGTTGTTTTTCCACTACATCACTCACCACAGCTAAATAAAATTCGAAAAGACGTACCCACAGATCTCAAGGCTGATTGGTTTGATGTGGAGTTGTCACACGTCACTGCGTCAACACCAACACCAGCATTTGCGA
Above is a window of Rhipicephalus microplus isolate Deutch F79 chromosome 1, USDA_Rmic, whole genome shotgun sequence DNA encoding:
- the LOC142767629 gene encoding uncharacterized protein LOC142767629, which encodes MEFYSEQENCKKLHGSAATSEFTRTLKKLFDCLNSRRPDHVQFNEAQYIAVLKDSLAWLDNWEKYIQSLPTQRQVCFLSKQTCGALRITLHSSVALIESLLSTGFHYALVGNFGQDPLERFFGIVRHVAGDGGQPTVQHFLFIYRMLSVNNLVWPPKRASVEGEGPQLLLKLQGLFDKKKPAPSQVDMLAVLFDDVLEESGDTTNTSSVPDDTLSTKECILDYLAGYVVKKFSTMSGTDCLVTLKSQTREPTNLILKKSRGFMQVPSSQLFSLLRIVEGHVEELTVDTVACADVYANIVDQVLLDSCTASAGVGCSLHYVGTTAEVVHFFLRCRLHFNTREKNKLTRATRRASCPASGGNKPSG